A section of the Papio anubis isolate 15944 chromosome 16, Panubis1.0, whole genome shotgun sequence genome encodes:
- the WFDC9 gene encoding protein WFDC9, producing the protein MKPWIPPLIMFISGVVMLLPVLGSLWTRDPLLDLIQQTEQCWVQPPYKYCEKRCTKIRTCIRPNHTCCWTYCGNICLDNE; encoded by the exons ATGAAGCCCTGGATTCCTCCACTCATCATGTTCATCTCTGGAGTTGTGATGCTTCTGCCTGTGTTGGGAAGCCTCTGGACCAGAGATCCCC TTCTAGACCTGATACAACAAACTGAGCAGTGCTGGGTACAGCCTCCATATAAGTACTGTGAGAAAAGGTGTACTAAAATAAGGACCTGTATACGTCCAAATCATACATGCTGCTGGACCTACTGTGGAAACATCTGCTTAGACAATGAGTGA